The following is a genomic window from Micropterus dolomieu isolate WLL.071019.BEF.003 ecotype Adirondacks linkage group LG12, ASM2129224v1, whole genome shotgun sequence.
ttgtaaaaaataacttgatcaatattattaaagattctttattagctacatttgatttaactaagaaaaacaaatctgttgtttctaatgtggtgagtttagtgaactcttggaaactaaggataaagaaataatcgtcactaactatgaacataacagacattttctcatttcactttatttttcatcattttctcaacagcagcagctgaaaaacttcccccctccttcactgtcagagttggagatgacgtcactttgccttgtgaaaatgtgatagacggtcagcaaaaatgtgaaaatactaCATGGCTCTTTTTTGGTTcaggaaacacagcagcagtagagCTGATTAAACTTGGGCAGATTGGTGAAAACGCCAAatctaaatcagacagactgagtgttacagagaactgttctctgTTTATAAAGAAGGTCACAGTCGACGATGTTGGTTACTACACCTGCAGACAGTTCAAATCAGCAAAACCCAATTTTCAAGACTCTCATGttcatctgtctgttattatcagtgagtatttccatcataatgttttcagctcaaactgtcttgttagaacaatatactgaaacattacaataattatgatcacagtgatgaagttaactttactcttgttgtctttctctcacaatatctccatcttcaccagtgactgaacGTGAGGACGCTGATGAGGTGACGTtaacctgctctgtgttgacACATGAACGGCACTGTAGTCACACAGTGAAGTGGCTGTATGAGGGTAAAGATGTGGacaaagacatgaagacatcaGAGTCTTTTTGCAGCCCCATCAGAACCACCATGACTTCTCTGAATCTGTTTACATCAAggttttacttatttatatgTGCAGTGAATGATGGTACCAAAGTGCAGGAGTTTCCCTTCAGATTTCGACCCTCAGGTGAAAAACCAGGTGAGAATACGATGAACAGTTTAAAGTCACTTCAAAATGATGTGGATGATTACCAGAAATATTTGCTTTGTTTATGgatttaaagttttaatattACAAAACAACACAAGTATCCTACTGAACAGTTGGATGAATTGTGTTAATCTATTTAGGTAAGGATAgaataacaacaacagaatCAACAATAACAGCTTCAACGGAAAACCGCATAAGAGCAGGTACCACCACTACTGCCTCTGCAATCAATGATTCTTCAACAGAACTACAAAGCAGTGAGTCAACATTTTGATGTGTCTGTTTCtacaacctctctctctctctctgacacttGGCTGTGGGTGGAGATGTTCAGTCAGACTCAGAAAGGGGGTTCAGTGAAAACTGTGAGTAAGTTGAGCCCAAGATGaaggaaactctgggttttcggtttcagagagTGAGATCAGATAAACTGTGGAACCCCAgcaacttacgctgtgaacctCCTCATTCAGACTTCcaatatcaaagcacatattggaacgaaattacgtctttagaaacatcaaaATTACGGTTAAATAGgctgttagttttttttaccctcacatgatcttgaacatgacgcttttatgatcaatctgtcatcgatgtatggacagagagttatctttggacatcgtaaatttatcctcagcgcagaataaaatctataagctgcactgtcctttataacacagtgactctgtggacattaaggcagctgtcaggttggccACAGTTGCACAAAAACAATAACCTTTCATATTATAGTCGCACTGATTGAACATATCATAGTTATCagctggatatgatgtgaatatttctgagtgaggatgactgtggtgcagctgaatgaaataaatgtagtttaaaagtgagtttttcattatctgctgatagtctgaatgtgttttgacagcatttcataaaatacaaaatgagcaagattttattaacgtaacatagacgtctaaaacttcacaGTCAGATTGAatctagacacattttccactgcaagaAAAATCATTAATAAGCCTACTGAGTCAGACtgtcactttacaatcacaggtccatgaggagcctaaactgtgtctaatctgtttgattaatattttcatcttcagttatttcCAGGCgcatttagtcccgtcaggttacagctgaataaactGGCCTGTAGCTATTTTAAATGAACAGGCAGAGGTGGGTGTAAAGGGGTGACAACCCAGGTCCCCAGCTAGGTGGGGGGCCCCCTGCATGGCTGCAAATGGCCTGTCCTTTGCTTGTAGACACAACTACACAAGAGAATTGCAGTGCAGCTggtcttatcaaatgaaacaggcacttcactcAGAaaaagagcgttttgcctgcctgattttgctgacatgtttaaatTTTGTAGATTTAGTGATGAATGCTTGCTTTTTGAAATTCTACTAagattaagtaggctatgttgtttcttctctgtctgtttcaattgtgtttattgttgacgATTGGGGGTCTGcgcagggtattttattttgaaaatggctgTGTATTCTCTCCAGAGAGGAGTGGAGAGGCACTTCTGGGGTGAGTTCAAGCTCAAAAagttttgctacattttgtagGCAATGAACTCGCCCCTGGTTTgggcacaagcattgactagagtGGCTACGATCACCCTCAGCAGCCGCAACGGAGttggactcagtggactttctaACTTGGTATAAATGACTTTGTAGCAGATGAAGCTCCACAGTGACCACTGTGCTTagagtctagctccgcccccggAATATCCTAATAGGCtgtaggagaattccagcactttatcattcattaggAAATTCCAGGCTGGTAAAtcatgaatgagcaacgctgtataaaatataatattgttaACGTACTGatcctccactcctgcgttttagagcctatatatatatatatgtatgtgtatatttatatataatctAACCTCCTCTggaggaggttaggttcacagcatcagttgccagagttactgatctagggtttGTCTGATCgtgctctctgaaacagaaaaccctgAGACATTCCCAGAGTTTTCCAGAGTTTCCCGCATCTCATGATTAACATACATCCCACTTTCTGAAATGGGGTGTGTTCACACAATACAACATAACAAATGAGATGTTGTCCCCTTTTATCCTCTTTCCAGCTTTTTGGTGGTTCATCATTGTGGGAGCTGCAGCTCTCTTaataactgttgtttttgttgttggattcaTCAGATGGAAGAAAACTAAAGGTGAGAGCAACCACAGATATTATAAACAAGAAGTTTTGATGAACCTGGATTTTTATTGTTGAAGCAAAAGTCGactctcttttgtctcttcagGAAAAAAACCCCAGACGGATGAAAACACTGTGAGTTTTACGGCTGAGTAATCAAATGTTTCTACAGTTATGACAGAGCTGAAtcagctgctctctgacagAGTCATCCAAATCTAAACAGCCTTCACAGAGCCAGTGTTTGACCACATTGAAGTagactctgtttgtttgttgttttcagggaCGGAGCTTAAACCCTGCAGTGAGTCCAGAAAGCAGTCAGGACACGGTGAGATCTCACACTACACCCAGGACAAAGTTACACTCACTGTTTTTAGATTTGTTGTTCAAAATGTAGCTCTATGAGACACACAGTGACTCTTGAATCTAAGTTCTTTCTGCAAGAGAAGAAGTGGGGAGTCTGATGATGCAGCTGGACGACACCAGAACAGACCAGAACACAATCAAGTCCACATGTTACTGAGCAGCCATTATGTTGTCTTCTCTGTGTAGGCTGATCCTGAAGATGGTGTTTCCTACGCCTCCATCAGCTACACCAGGAAGACCAACAGTAAAGGCCGGGTAAGCTGTCTGATTGGTTCTAGTGATGATGGCAGTGAATGAAAACACTTCTctcatttaatgttgtgtaatttctgtgttgtgctgtttgtctcttttccaggttctgggtaaagatggtgatgatgaagatgatgcaNNNNNNNNNNNNNNNNNNNNNNNNNNNNNNNNNNNNNNNNNNNNNNNNNNNNNNNNNNNNNNNNNNNNNNNNNNNNNNNNNNNNNNNNNNNNNNNNNNNNTCAGttaaagtgtgtcagagtgagggtttgtttgtgtttcacaggtgaataatgatgaagatgaagatgatggtgtGGTGAACTATGAAAACGATGGAGACCCTTCTGCCTCTGTCAGACTCCACTGATCAACAACTTCCATATCAACATCAGCTCATCAGAGAAAAGACTccactgcagttaaataacagcacatttacacgAGTAGTTGAAGCCTTTAGAGAACAAAAATCTCATAAGATCATTTtgggttttgtttgttgattgtttttgaTAAAATGAGGAACCAGCAGATCTCAGAGCagtaaaatatcatcttatctgtgttcttcagcagctgctacagtatcaccatattgcaccatggacatcaggagtcagattctggtgggagaggagtttgactcttcacctgtctgttcatgtgtgctgtcaaacatcaccatggatcctgtcagttttctaataaacactatctgaagaaaacaagttGCATCATTGCAAACATTTATCTTAACTAACAATCTTCACACCttcagcttcctcttcttcttttcaggAGGTGAAACACGTCATTGTCACAAATACACAGCGTGAACTGGATACACAGTATGAGTCTTAACATAGTTAATTTGTTACTGTGTTAGATTGGCTAAACGAATGTAGAAACATAAACCTTTGCCTTGTATTCTAAATTTTTTCAGGATCTTTGTCAGGctgctgtgacctctgacatctttACTGATGGCTGCATCTCATATTGCTGATCAAGAATTTGATGTCGTTTTCAGTCACTATGGATGAGAGACAACTCAAATTCAGAGAGACTGAAAtctaaaacagactaaaagtcaCTATGATGAAGTGACATCATCCTAACCACAGGAAGTAGCTGCAGCGTCTCTCTACTAAAGCACTAGtttagaaactcagacagttctgagcacgagaacaagagacagaagaaggagagactcagagaatcatgatggttgagttcaaatggatttctttatttcttccagcggtgcttcagtttacaggtaagaatacatatatcacatatataaatggaaggcacattgtaaaaaataacttgatcaatattattaaagattctttattagctacatttgatttNNNNNNNNNNNNNNNNNNNNNNNNNNNNNNNNNNNNNNNNNNNNNNNNNNNNNNNNNNNNNNNNNNNNNNNNNNNNNNNNNNNNNNNNNNNNNNNNNNNNaatacatatatcacatatataaatggaaggcacattgtaaaaaataacttgatcaatattattaaagattctttattagctacatttgatttaactaagaaaaccaaatctgttgtttctaatgtggtgagtttagtgaactcttggaaactaaggataaagaaataatcgtcactaactatgaacataacagacattttctcatttcactttatttttcatcattttctcaacagcagcagctgaaaaacttcccccctccttcactgtcagagttggagatgaagtcactttgccttgtgaaaatgtgatagacGGTCAGCAAAGATGTGAAAATACTACATGGTTCTTTGTTGGTTCAGGAAACAGATCAGCAGTAGAGCTGATTAAACTTGGGCAGATTGGTGAAAACGCCAAatctaaatcagacagactgagtgttacagagaactgttctctggttataaaGAAGGTCACAGTCGAGGATGTTGGTCGTTACAGTTGCAGACAGTACAAACAAAAAGAAGGACAACAACAAGCTCCAGACTCTCCGGTTCATCTCTCTGTTATTATcagtgagtatttccatcataatgttttcagctcaaactgtcttgttagaacaatatactgaaacattacaataattatgatcacagtgatgaagttaactttactcttgttgtctttctctcacaatatctccatcttcaccagtgaTTGAACATAAGGACGCTGATGAGGTGACGTTAACCTGTTTTGTGTTGAAATATGAACAGTTCTGTGGACtcacagtgaagtggctgtatgagggtaaagatgtggacaaagataacaaagacatgaagacatcacagtCTGTCTGCTCTGCCACTGTGTCTTTCCTAGATTCTCATTTTAGTTACAAATCAAAGTCTAACttgaagtgtgaagtgacagatggttactctggaaaagtgcagctgttcaccttcagccctcagtcctcaggggagaaaacaggtgagaatatGCTGAGCTGTAAACATGAGGTATTTTCTAACTGAACAGTTTCTTGGGTTGTGTTATTTAATTCATGCAAGTGacgcaaaaaaacaacaacaacaactgaaaacacaaaatcagttacagccttaacaacaacaaccaatgatacttcaacaaaactacaaggtagtaactcatctttctctaGAGTCTCTCTGTCgtcctgtcagcctctttctctccccataATAAACTTcattatttaacttttatttgagtcattgttttattttttgttttacatatttttatttttttgtatttttatgtcaaaacaaaaaagaaagaagcttctTTAATTAAGTCACCTTCTGGAAACAGGCCATTTATCATGgtacaaaactgaaaaaaaaaattttttttcactAGACTTACTCTGTCTAGCGCTTTCATGTATAATGCTGGAGTACAAGTCTTGCtctgaaatgaatgaaattgaCACTTTTAATAAGATCTACATTAAggtgttttttcctcttttaaaataatgaaataattcaTTATAACATTGCATTTTTGCACTGatgtagtggagcatttagacACTGTTACAGAGCAACGCTCGGCTGTGGGTGGAGATATTCTCTTATTCAGTCAGTCTCactcagttgttgttgctcaATCCACAAGATCCACTGCTGCTCACAAATCAGACGACTACATTCACAGTTAGCAAAGACATGCGGGAAAACTGTGAGCTGATGAAAGTCTGTGATTCGTTGCTACTTTAGCTGCAGGATTTCCAACAGAACTGAACTGTgcagtcaaaatgtttctaatgttttcagAATCGTTCTGGAGGTTCATCATTGTGTCTGTGGGTTTAGCAGCACTCATAATAATTGTTGTGGCAGTCAACATCTGGACAAGAACTAAAGGTGAGAACATTCACAGATGAaactcagaaacaggaagttttgatAAACCTGGATCAAGAGgaacatttgtatttgtatttgggGTACCACATAAACACTCCCTCTCTGGTCAGCTGGTAAGAACATGTGAACCACTTCCTCTCTCAGTGGCAGAAACACATAATAGTGGCTGATGGTGCGTTCAGGTGATGTCAGATTGTTTCTTATCtccttacattacattatattaattattttagctgacgcttttatccaaagcgacttacaattgctatatatgtcagaggtcgtacgcctctggagcaattacgggttaagtgtcttgctcagggacacatcggtggatgggtcacagtgaggaattgaacccgggtctctcacaccaaagacatgtgtcttatctccttgtgttaaatgtgggttctttgtgtttcacaggtgaataatgatgaagatgaagatgatggtaTGGTGAACTATGAAAACGATGGAGACCCTTCTGCCTCTGTCAGACTCCACTGATCAACAACTTCCATATCAACATCAGCTCATCAGAGAAAAGACTccactgcagttaaataacagcacatttacacgAGTAGTTGAAGCCTNNNNNNNNNNNNNNNNNNNNNNNNNNNNNNNNNNNNNNNNNNNNNNNNNNNNNNNNNNNNNNNNNNNNNNNNNNNNNNNNNNNNNNNNNNNNNNNNNNNNTTATTCAGTCAGTCTCactcagttgttgttgctcaATCCACAAGATCCACTGCTGCTCACAAATCAGACGACTACATTCACAGTTAGCAAAGACATGCGGGAAAACTGTGAGCTGATGAAAGTCTGTGATTCGTTGCTACTTTAGCTGCAGGATTTCCAACAGAACTGAACTGTgcagtcaaaatgtttctaatgttttcagAATCGTTCTGGAGGTTCATCATTGTGTCTGTGGGTTTAGCAGCACTCATAATAATTGTTGTGGCAGTCAACATCTGGACAAGAACTAAAGGTGAGAACATTCACAGATGAaactcagaaacaggaagttttgatAAACCTGGATCAAGAGgaacatttgtatttgtatttgggGTACCACATAAACACTCCCTCTCTGGTCAGCTGGTAAGAACATGTGAACCACTTCCTCTCTCAGTGGCAGAAACACATAATAGTGGCTGATGGTGCGTTCAGGTGATGTCAGATTGTTTCTTATCtccttacattacattatattaattattttagctgacgcttttatccaaagcgacttacaattgctatatatgtcagaggtcgtacgcctctggagcaattacgggttaagtgtcttgctcagggacacatcggtggatgggtcacagtgaggaattgaacccgggtctctcacaccaaagacatgtgtcttatctccttgtgttaaatgtgggttctttgtgtttcacaggtgaataatgatgaagatgaagatgatggtaTGGTGAACTATGAAAACGATG
Proteins encoded in this region:
- the LOC123979989 gene encoding uncharacterized protein LOC123979989, with the translated sequence MKMKMMVCPPSFTVRVGDEVTLPCENVIDGQQRCENTTWFFVGSGNRSAVELIKLGQIGENAKSKSDRLSVTENCSLVIKKVTVEDVGRYSCRQYKQKEGQQQAPDSPVHLSVIIMIEHKDADEVTLTCFVLKYEQFCGLTVKWLYEGKDVDKDNKDMKTSQSVCSATVSFLDSHFSYKSKSNLKCEVTDGYSGKVQLFTFSPQSLFLSP